Within Lactobacillus amylovorus DSM 20531, the genomic segment AAAATAATCACCTCTTTGGATCTCACATTTTTTTAGTTTAAAACGTTTGGATGACAATTTATAATATATAAATAGAATAATGCTTAACCAAATAGTTATGAATCGAGTAAGCAAAATGAATTTAACTACATTAAAATACTTTATTTCGGTGGCTTCTCTGGGGTCAATCACCGAAGTAGCTAAAGAAGCCTGTGTCAGTCAATCTGCCGTTAGCAAAACTATTAAACAATTGGAAGAAGAAATCGGGGTAGAATTATTCGACCGTGAAGGCAGAACCATCAAACTAAACCAACAAGGTAAACTTTTTTATTCTTATATTTCTGATAGTTTGAATTTGCTTGATCGTGGTATTAAGGCGGTACAAGGCTCAAATCAGAGTCCCTTGAACGTTTTATTTACCGTTACTTCACCTCTCATTTCTAAAATAATCTTGCGCATGCAAGAAGTTCTGCCAAATATCAGCTTAAACATTCACCAGAAAAATAGTTTTGCCAAGGATTTAGAACAATTCGATTTTATTATTTCTACTGCCAAGATTCCTAACTTTAACAGCATCCCCATCACTACTGAGAAATTGCTGATTGGTGCAAAAAAAGGTATTCTTCCTAACAAGGATTTCATTGAACTTAAAGAATTAGAAAAATATATCTTCGTTGGTCTTGATAAAAAAAGAGCTGCAACAAACTATCGATCAATTTTTAAATGCTCACAAAATCAAACTCAATTATCAATATCAATCCGATGAACCGGCAACGGTGCGACAATTGATTGCTAACGGCATTGGGATCGGTTTTATCCCTACTATTAGTTGGCGGGATTTTGAAACTCAAAATATTACCAAGGCTCATATTTATCCGGAAGCACCCCAGCGCACAATTTATTTAAACTCACCCCACCATAATTTGAGCAATGCACAGCGTCTTTTTAGCAACGAAATTGCCAACGTCTCCTTACAAGAACGGGATGCCGCAACAAGATAATTTTTAATTTAAGCCATTGCTTTTTTAAAAAAATACCTTTAAATTAAACTTGAACTTCTTTTGGATCTCACAATTCAAAAGAAAAGAGAGATTTTCATGAAAAAATATCAGTTTAATAGCGTTAACACGGCTGATATTGGCGATTATTTGAAGGTTTTCGCTTGTACGGCTGTAATATCGCAGCCAATTATGTCGATGATCATGGGAGCAGGCCAGTCCATGCATGTGCAAGACATTTTTGGTGTTTTCTATAATTTAGTTAAATATACGGCGCCAGCCTTTATCTTTGGTATTTTGTACACTACCATTCGGACTAATGATGAAAAAGGCAGCTTCTCATATGCCAAGCATATGCGGGCTAATTGGTCTAACCTTTTTTTGCCGACTATTTGGTGGACATTGATTTACCTTTTTGGGATGCCGTGGGTGCAACAAGTCAATCATTTTAATAGCATCGGTTCATTTTGCTGGCAATTCATTAATGGTAATGCGGCGCCGCATCTTTGGTACAACACGATGATGCTGCAATTCATTATCCTAATGTCGCTATTTTGGGTGCTAAGCCGCTTCGTCGGCCATAACTTGACGCGCGGAATCTGGATTGCAATCATTACTTTTGTCCTCTACTTCGCCTGGCTATGGTTCTACGACTACTACATTTTCCACGGCGTGCATGAACATGATTGGTATCTGCTTGATCGCGTGTTCATTTCATTCTTTATCTACGGTGTTTATGGTGTACTAGCTTGGCAACTGCGAAGTTATTATAATCAATTAGTTACTAAGTTATGGTGGCTGATTTCAATTTTATTCATTGGATGCTTCATTTGGACTAATATTGAATTACAAAAATTTGGTCATCCTATCAACTTTAACAATGCTCCATATTACAAGCCATCAATGACCTTGTACTGTTTGACAGTTATTGCACTAATCTCTGCATTTTGCTTGCACCAAGTTAGAAAAAATTCACAGACTAGCTTAAATGTCTTTCACTTTTTAGCTACCTATGCTTATCGAGCATATTTATCCAATGTCTTTTGGAATCAACTAGTTTGGCGCGGCCTCAACATGCAATATCACGCAATCTATCATCCAGTCTTGACTTTGTTTGATACATGGATTTTAACGTGGATCTTATCTTTCACTTCCGCATATTGCTTGCATGTTTGGTGGATGAAAGCTAAAAGTTTAATTTTAAGATAAAAAAGAAGTTACTCACACCGAGTAACTTTCTTTATTTTAATCTTGGATTTTGTATGATTTTATTTGAAGTTTACGATAATTAAGCTTTTTTAGCACTCTTTTGCTCTTCAGCAACAGCCTTATTATCAGCAATTTTGAAGAATGGGAACCAAATCAAAGTACTTAAGACTACTACTACCATAGCGATGATAAAGAATGGAATACCACCTGAGAAGAATGCTTGAACAACACCAGGCATAGTCCATGGCAATTGAATAAATGGATTTACTGTAGCATGGAATAAATCAATTAATCCCCAACTTACCAGACCATTAATGATAGGTTCAAATAGCATCGGCAAGAAGAAAACAGGGTTCAACATAATTGGCATTCCGAATATCAATGGTTCATTAATATTGAACAATGCTGGTACCCCAGCCAATTTTAACATTTGTTTATATCGATCAGATTTTGCTTTAAACATAGAAATAATTAAACCTATTGTGGCACCTTGACCACCGAAAGCACTGTTTAAAATCATAGAAAGCATTGACATCGTGACGTATGGCATTGGCTGTCCTGCCTTAAAGGCATTCTGATTAACAATACCGTTAGCAATGATAATTGGCATTACAATACCATAAACCATATTTGGGTGAATACCAAAGAACCATAAAACATTAGCTAAGGTGTAAATAGCAATAATGCTAATTGGAGAAGCAGTAAATGTTTGCAGTGGTGCTTGAACCAATTTAGTAACACAATCAAAGATGTTACCAAATGCAGTATAACTAAATGCTCCTCTAATTAAAGTCATTAATACCAAAATAATTCCGGCAATTAATGATGGCTGAAGTGAAGCTGCAACATTAGGTGGAACACTGTCAGGTAATTTAATTACAATATTCTTTTTGTTAAGGAATACGTAAAGCATCCCAACAACCCAGCCAACAAGGATAGCAACAACCATACCAGATGAACCAAGGTAATTAGTACCAAAGGCTGTTACCTGAGTCAACTTAGCATGTGTACCAAATGCTCTAGCCATATAATCTTGTGGAGCTAAAATCATAAAACTTGATGCAGCAAGTAATCCCGCTGGCAATGGATTATATTTACACTTTTCTGCATAAACATAAGCAAAGTTAAATACAACAAAGAGTGACAATACATTCATAGTTGCATTTTGTGCAGCGTTAAATTGAGTTGCCCAACCTATCTTTTGTAAAAAGTTAGTCCAAGCTGGGATTGGAAAATTACCAATTAAAAGAACGAAGGCACCACCTAAAGTAATTGGAGTTACTTTCATAAAGGCATCAGCTAATGATGAGAAAAATAGACTTGCTAATGATACTGACAATAAACCTAAAATTCCAAGCTTATTATCCTTTTCGCCAGTTTGTGGCAATTCTTCCCTAAAGGCAAAAGCATGAAAGATAAGTCAGCTGATTATGTTCAACAGGCACCAATGCCATTAACCACAAACATCGTCGAATCCTTCAATATCACACAGCAGAAGAACTCTTCAAGCAATATATTTCTTCATAGCCTAACTGTTGCACTTAATTTGACAATTCAGGTATAAGTTCATTATACTGTTTGTCGACTAGCGTTCACAAAAAATAAAGCTCAGTCATTCGCTGAGCTTTACTACGTAATATCTTAATTTTACAAGCCAAATAATAACAAGTTCTTTCCTTCTACATTCATGGAGCCATCCTTCTTTAGTTGATTCAATGAACGTAAAACGAAATCTCTTTGACTGCCACGTAACTTCTTAGCAGCTTTCATTGCAGCGCTAAAGTCGCGTTTGTTGTTTGCCTTCTTCAGGCTGGTGTTTAGTCTATTAGCAATTCTCTTGAGTGGCTTAGTCACGCCTTGCATAGACTTGCTGTTCAAGTAGTAGTATTGCAAGAAGGCTTGAGTAGTCCAAGTTGAATACTTTTTATCCTTTGAAGCGACCAAGTATACTGGAGCACCAGCGCCGCGACCTTTTACATTAAGAACCTTTTCAATTCTAAACTTAACCTTTTGTACTTTCTTAGGACTGATAGTCTTAGCACCTTTAGCCGGGGTTACATTCTTAACCAATTTGTTGTAGTTAGCTTTGCCAACGTAGATTGGGGATGCATCACGATCGTTAAGAACACGCATGATATAGCCTTCTTTGGTAAAGTTAGCCTTGTTTTGAACTGCTACTACAGGAGCAGTCTTGCTAGTTGCAGCATTTACTGATACAGGTACAACAGCCAATGCACTAGCAGTACCAGCTACTAATAATGCACTCGTTACTAATTTTT encodes:
- a CDS encoding LysR family transcriptional regulator, whose protein sequence is MNLTTLKYFISVASLGSITEVAKEACVSQSAVSKTIKQLEEEIGVELFDREGRTIKLNQQGKLFYSYISDSLNLLDRGIKAVQGSNQSPLNVLFTVTSPLISKIILRMQEVLPNISLNIHQKNSFAKDLEQFDFIISTAKIPNFNSIPITTEKLLIGAKKGILPNKDFIELKELEKYIFVGLDKKRAATNYRSIFKCSQNQTQLSISIR
- a CDS encoding LysR family transcriptional regulator substrate-binding protein, yielding MIKKELQQTIDQFLNAHKIKLNYQYQSDEPATVRQLIANGIGIGFIPTISWRDFETQNITKAHIYPEAPQRTIYLNSPHHNLSNAQRLFSNEIANVSLQERDAATR
- a CDS encoding acyltransferase family protein — its product is MKKYQFNSVNTADIGDYLKVFACTAVISQPIMSMIMGAGQSMHVQDIFGVFYNLVKYTAPAFIFGILYTTIRTNDEKGSFSYAKHMRANWSNLFLPTIWWTLIYLFGMPWVQQVNHFNSIGSFCWQFINGNAAPHLWYNTMMLQFIILMSLFWVLSRFVGHNLTRGIWIAIITFVLYFAWLWFYDYYIFHGVHEHDWYLLDRVFISFFIYGVYGVLAWQLRSYYNQLVTKLWWLISILFIGCFIWTNIELQKFGHPINFNNAPYYKPSMTLYCLTVIALISAFCLHQVRKNSQTSLNVFHFLATYAYRAYLSNVFWNQLVWRGLNMQYHAIYHPVLTLFDTWILTWILSFTSAYCLHVWWMKAKSLILR
- a CDS encoding PTS sugar transporter subunit IIC, whose amino-acid sequence is MPQTGEKDNKLGILGLLSVSLASLFFSSLADAFMKVTPITLGGAFVLLIGNFPIPAWTNFLQKIGWATQFNAAQNATMNVLSLFVVFNFAYVYAEKCKYNPLPAGLLAASSFMILAPQDYMARAFGTHAKLTQVTAFGTNYLGSSGMVVAILVGWVVGMLYVFLNKKNIVIKLPDSVPPNVAASLQPSLIAGIILVLMTLIRGAFSYTAFGNIFDCVTKLVQAPLQTFTASPISIIAIYTLANVLWFFGIHPNMVYGIVMPIIIANGIVNQNAFKAGQPMPYVTMSMLSMILNSAFGGQGATIGLIISMFKAKSDRYKQMLKLAGVPALFNINEPLIFGMPIMLNPVFFLPMLFEPIINGLVSWGLIDLFHATVNPFIQLPWTMPGVVQAFFSGGIPFFIIAMVVVVLSTLIWFPFFKIADNKAVAEEQKSAKKA